From one Streptomyces sp. CA-210063 genomic stretch:
- a CDS encoding cation:dicarboxylate symporter family transporter, with translation MTSITTVGRPRRSRLSRLIRELWFQVVLAAVLGIAVGILAPGLGEDLKPLNDWFIALVKMIVIPVVFCVVTTGIASMDNLRKAGRIGVKAIGYFLVLSLMSMLIGLVVANIFQPGSGLHVDPSSLNADDVPKTATEHATFTGFLRPATRSPS, from the coding sequence ATGACAAGCATCACCACCGTCGGCCGCCCGCGGCGGTCACGGCTGAGCCGTCTCATACGGGAGCTGTGGTTCCAGGTCGTACTGGCCGCCGTCCTCGGCATCGCCGTCGGCATCCTCGCGCCCGGGCTGGGTGAGGACCTGAAGCCGCTCAACGACTGGTTCATCGCGCTGGTCAAGATGATCGTGATCCCGGTCGTCTTCTGCGTGGTCACCACCGGCATCGCCTCCATGGACAACCTGCGCAAGGCGGGCCGGATCGGCGTGAAGGCGATCGGCTACTTCCTGGTGCTGTCCCTGATGTCCATGCTGATCGGGCTGGTCGTCGCCAACATCTTCCAGCCCGGCTCCGGCCTGCACGTCGACCCCTCGTCACTGAACGCCGACGACGTGCCCAAGACCGCCACCGAGCACGCCACCTTCACCGGCTTCCTGCGGCCTGCAACGCGGTCTCCCAGCTGA
- a CDS encoding mandelate racemase/muconate lactonizing enzyme family protein, translating into MRKASTVKITNVYEGVVPISSSIRNAWIDFSSMDCSIVAIESDVIRDGKPVVGYGFNSNGRYSAGEILRRRVLPRLLEAEPGSLLDEQGGLDHAKTWHVMMNNEKPGGHGERSVAVGVVDMALFDLASKIEGKPLYRYLSERYGDGQPDDSVFVYAAGGYYAPGKTLTDLQDEMRGFLDLGYDVVKMKIGGADLAEDLRRIEAVIDVLDGDGSRLAVDVNGRFDLSTALEYGRAIEPYGLFWYEEIGDPLDYHLNATVAEHYTGSIATGENLFSLQDARNLVRYGGLRPDRDTIQVDPALSYGLVEYLRIQDMLRQHGWSSRRCIPHGGHQFSLHIAAALKLGGNESYPGEFQPTGGFADHAVVEKSRVGLTDTPGIGFESKAAFYKVLRALHS; encoded by the coding sequence ATGAGAAAGGCCTCGACAGTGAAGATCACCAACGTCTACGAGGGCGTCGTTCCGATCAGCTCCTCGATCCGCAACGCCTGGATCGACTTCAGCTCCATGGACTGTTCGATCGTGGCGATCGAGAGCGACGTCATCCGCGACGGCAAGCCCGTGGTGGGCTACGGCTTCAACTCCAACGGCCGCTACAGCGCCGGAGAGATCCTCCGCCGCCGGGTCCTGCCCCGCCTCCTCGAGGCCGAGCCCGGCAGCCTGCTCGACGAGCAGGGCGGCCTGGACCACGCCAAGACGTGGCACGTGATGATGAACAACGAGAAGCCCGGCGGGCACGGCGAGCGCTCGGTCGCGGTCGGTGTGGTGGACATGGCCCTGTTCGACCTGGCCTCCAAGATCGAGGGCAAGCCGCTGTACCGGTATCTGTCCGAGCGCTACGGCGACGGGCAGCCCGACGACTCCGTTTTCGTCTACGCCGCCGGCGGCTACTACGCCCCGGGCAAGACCCTCACCGACCTTCAGGACGAGATGCGCGGCTTCCTCGACCTGGGCTACGACGTCGTCAAGATGAAGATCGGCGGCGCCGACCTGGCGGAGGACCTGCGCCGTATCGAGGCCGTCATCGACGTCCTGGACGGCGACGGCTCCCGGCTGGCCGTCGACGTCAACGGCCGCTTCGACCTCAGCACGGCCCTGGAGTACGGGCGGGCCATCGAGCCCTACGGGCTGTTCTGGTACGAGGAGATCGGCGACCCGCTCGACTACCACCTCAACGCCACCGTCGCCGAGCACTACACCGGCTCCATCGCCACCGGCGAGAACCTCTTCTCCCTCCAGGACGCCCGCAACCTGGTCCGCTACGGCGGCCTGCGCCCCGACCGCGACACCATCCAGGTCGACCCCGCGCTCTCCTACGGTCTGGTGGAGTACCTGCGCATCCAGGACATGCTCCGTCAGCACGGCTGGTCATCGAGGCGCTGCATCCCGCACGGCGGGCACCAGTTCTCCCTGCACATCGCAGCCGCCCTCAAGCTCGGCGGCAACGAGTCCTACCCGGGCGAGTTCCAGCCCACCGGCGGCTTCGCCGACCACGCCGTCGTCGAGAAGAGCCGCGTCGGCCTGACCGACACCCCCGGCATCGGCTTCGAGAGCAAGGCCGCCTTCTACAAGGTGCTGCGCGCCCTGCACAGCTGA
- a CDS encoding GntR family transcriptional regulator, translating to MAGPNLFLSKSDLAYAELRDRILSGTLPAGSRLAQYDLAESLNMSITPLREAIRRLSSEGLVTVETHRDVRVSVMNSNEARQLFEVRLSLDPTAAELAAQRRTDDDIATMQAAVDQLLPVTRQWGEEALTAHRAFHQALYRASHNDVLIRLLDDLWDKSDRYRRLGLELPPGDEPRTRDLQEHHQLVSLIVHGRAAEAAQLMRGHITHSLTATAISALEDREGIRVT from the coding sequence ATGGCAGGACCGAACCTGTTCTTGAGCAAGAGCGACCTCGCCTACGCGGAACTCCGCGATCGGATCCTCTCCGGCACTCTTCCTGCCGGGTCACGGCTCGCCCAGTACGACCTCGCCGAGTCCCTCAACATGAGCATCACGCCTCTGCGCGAGGCCATCCGCCGCCTCAGCAGCGAGGGACTCGTCACCGTCGAGACGCACCGCGACGTCCGGGTCTCCGTCATGAACTCGAACGAAGCCCGCCAGCTCTTCGAGGTCCGCCTGTCCCTGGACCCGACCGCCGCCGAACTTGCCGCCCAGCGACGCACCGACGACGACATCGCCACGATGCAGGCCGCCGTCGACCAACTCCTCCCCGTCACCCGCCAATGGGGGGAAGAGGCACTCACGGCCCACCGCGCCTTCCACCAAGCGCTGTACCGGGCCTCGCACAACGATGTCCTCATCCGCCTCCTGGACGACCTGTGGGACAAGTCCGACCGCTACCGGCGCCTCGGCCTCGAACTCCCGCCCGGTGACGAACCCCGCACCCGGGACCTACAGGAACACCACCAACTTGTCTCCCTCATCGTGCACGGCCGCGCCGCCGAAGCCGCCCAGCTGATGCGAGGCCACATCACCCACAGCCTCACCGCCACCGCCATCAGCGCCCTCGAAGACCGCGAGGGCATTCGCGTGACGTGA
- a CDS encoding vWA domain-containing protein — MSGSQNYINHVALVLDASSSMSHLSRKVVEVADQQIAYLARRSGELDQETRVTVYVFADKVECVIYDKDVLRMPSLKQLYRAGGMTALLAAALKSQRELAQTAQLYGDHSFLTFVLTDGQENASHRCLDAPARDPRELVKAVAEMIATQEDNWTLAVLVPDQMGKREAMQCGFPKDNIAIWDATSTQGLEEAGQVIRQATENFMVGRTQGIRGSRAVFSTGAEAVNKDTIEAAGLTPVNPSEYQLIPVARDAAIRDWVIECGHTYRTGGAFYQLSKSEKVQARKQIAVLEKKTDRVYTGPEARALLGLPNTEVRVKPDHNDDFTIFVQSTSVNRKLVPNTRLLLML; from the coding sequence ATGTCCGGAAGCCAGAACTACATCAATCACGTTGCTCTTGTGCTGGATGCCAGTTCGTCCATGTCGCACCTGAGCCGCAAGGTCGTCGAAGTCGCCGACCAGCAGATTGCCTACCTTGCCCGCCGGTCGGGGGAACTGGACCAGGAAACCCGCGTCACGGTGTACGTCTTCGCGGACAAGGTGGAGTGCGTCATCTACGACAAGGACGTGCTGCGGATGCCGTCGCTGAAGCAGCTGTATCGCGCCGGTGGAATGACTGCTCTGCTGGCGGCCGCACTGAAGTCACAGCGGGAGCTGGCGCAGACGGCTCAACTGTACGGCGACCACAGCTTCCTGACGTTCGTACTGACCGACGGACAGGAGAACGCAAGCCATCGCTGCCTGGATGCCCCTGCCAGGGATCCGCGTGAACTGGTCAAGGCCGTGGCCGAGATGATCGCGACGCAGGAGGACAACTGGACGCTGGCCGTCCTTGTGCCGGACCAGATGGGCAAGCGCGAAGCCATGCAGTGCGGCTTCCCGAAGGACAACATCGCCATCTGGGACGCCACGAGCACGCAAGGTCTGGAGGAGGCCGGACAGGTCATCCGGCAGGCCACCGAGAATTTCATGGTGGGCCGCACCCAGGGCATCCGGGGCTCGCGGGCCGTATTCTCCACCGGTGCGGAGGCGGTCAACAAGGACACCATCGAGGCGGCCGGCCTCACCCCGGTGAATCCGTCGGAGTACCAGCTGATCCCGGTGGCCCGTGACGCGGCGATCCGGGACTGGGTCATCGAATGCGGGCACACCTACCGCACCGGTGGCGCGTTCTACCAGCTGAGCAAGTCGGAGAAGGTCCAGGCAAGGAAGCAGATCGCGGTGCTGGAGAAGAAGACGGACCGGGTGTACACGGGGCCCGAGGCCCGAGCCCTGCTCGGCCTGCCGAACACGGAAGTCCGCGTCAAGCCGGACCACAACGACGACTTCACGATCTTCGTGCAGAGCACCAGCGTGAACCGCAAGCTCGTACCGAACACGCGGCTACTGCTCATGCTCTGA
- a CDS encoding oxidoreductase, giving the protein MATTRPVALVTGASSGIGKETARAFAAAGFEVIGTARNTARVTAPAGVTYLDLDVTSDDSVASVVKQVIDRFGRIDVLVKNAGVGANGAAEEFSVARTQDVFDVNVYGIMRMTKAVLPHMRTQRHGRVINVSSLSGFVPSPFMAIYTSTKHAVEGYSGSLDHEVREHGVRILLVEPGPINTPFGDHSVQGDTPLPLYASGRRTFDEVLAKNTSGGDDPAAVAKVIVAAATDRNPKLRRTAGATAASISVLHRILPARIFDRIVRRFNRMPN; this is encoded by the coding sequence ATGGCGACAACTCGGCCGGTGGCACTCGTGACAGGTGCCTCATCGGGGATCGGCAAGGAGACGGCCCGCGCCTTCGCCGCGGCGGGCTTCGAGGTCATCGGAACCGCTCGCAACACCGCGCGAGTCACCGCGCCCGCCGGGGTGACCTACCTCGACCTCGACGTGACCAGCGACGATTCGGTCGCCTCCGTGGTCAAGCAGGTGATCGACCGGTTCGGGCGCATCGACGTCCTGGTCAAAAACGCCGGCGTCGGCGCCAACGGCGCCGCCGAGGAGTTCTCCGTCGCCCGGACGCAGGACGTCTTCGATGTCAACGTCTACGGCATCATGCGGATGACCAAGGCGGTTCTGCCGCATATGCGCACTCAACGGCACGGACGCGTCATCAACGTCTCTTCCCTCAGCGGGTTCGTCCCCAGCCCGTTCATGGCCATCTACACCTCGACCAAGCACGCGGTCGAGGGCTACTCCGGGTCGCTGGACCACGAGGTCCGCGAGCACGGCGTCCGGATCCTGCTCGTCGAGCCCGGCCCGATCAACACCCCGTTCGGGGACCACAGCGTGCAGGGCGACACCCCCTTGCCGCTCTACGCGTCGGGACGGCGCACCTTCGACGAGGTGCTGGCGAAAAACACCAGCGGCGGCGACGATCCCGCCGCCGTGGCCAAGGTGATCGTCGCGGCGGCCACCGACCGGAACCCGAAGCTACGGCGCACCGCCGGCGCGACCGCCGCAAGCATCAGCGTGCTCCACCGCATCCTTCCGGCCCGGATCTTCGACCGCATCGTCCGCAGATTCAACCGGATGCCGAACTGA
- a CDS encoding SMP-30/gluconolactonase/LRE family protein, protein MAVAVTATAAVLVSAPSASAGTGHAYSTSVVTDITTAARFDYAAGEIPENITANPDGSVTLSMLGSCAVCERTHGPQLMRIDASGERTVLVTGQVGEAISGNARGSDGTVYYALWAPGNAARNGVYKLLGDGTPQRIAALPADAGPNGLAVDSAGRTLYIADSLKGTIWSVPVSGGAVTPWLTDAALAPVPTEALPIGANGLRFHNGALWVSNFNKGTLLRVPITTTGAPGPVRQVAGGLPNIDDLSFLTPRSDVVFAAQNGSSSQNGPDRVLVIYPDGTYKPVLTSADGLTSPSATAVRGDQLYITDGGVPEPHDPKLQTARINFPALLAGAAH, encoded by the coding sequence ATGGCCGTGGCGGTCACCGCGACGGCGGCCGTCCTGGTCTCGGCGCCCTCCGCGTCCGCAGGGACGGGACACGCGTACAGCACATCCGTTGTCACCGACATCACGACGGCGGCGAGGTTCGACTACGCCGCCGGCGAGATCCCCGAGAACATCACCGCCAACCCCGACGGCTCAGTGACCCTGTCCATGCTCGGCAGCTGCGCGGTGTGCGAGCGCACCCATGGGCCGCAGCTGATGCGCATAGACGCGTCCGGAGAGCGCACGGTGCTCGTCACCGGGCAGGTGGGTGAGGCGATCAGCGGCAACGCCCGTGGCAGTGACGGCACCGTTTACTACGCGTTGTGGGCCCCGGGCAACGCGGCCAGGAACGGCGTGTACAAGCTGCTTGGCGACGGTACCCCGCAGCGCATCGCCGCTCTGCCCGCCGACGCGGGCCCCAACGGGCTGGCCGTCGACTCGGCCGGACGCACCCTCTACATCGCGGACAGCCTCAAGGGCACCATCTGGTCCGTTCCCGTCTCGGGCGGAGCGGTGACCCCGTGGCTGACCGATGCCGCGCTCGCGCCGGTGCCGACCGAGGCCCTGCCGATCGGTGCCAACGGGCTCAGGTTCCACAACGGCGCTCTGTGGGTCAGCAACTTCAACAAGGGCACCCTGCTGCGCGTACCGATCACCACCACCGGCGCGCCCGGCCCCGTCCGCCAGGTCGCGGGCGGCCTGCCCAACATCGACGACCTCAGCTTCCTGACCCCCCGCTCCGATGTGGTCTTCGCCGCGCAGAACGGATCCTCCTCGCAGAACGGTCCGGACAGGGTCCTGGTGATCTACCCGGACGGCACCTACAAGCCCGTCCTGACCAGCGCGGACGGCCTCACCTCGCCCTCCGCCACCGCGGTCCGCGGCGACCAGTTGTACATCACCGACGGCGGGGTCCCCGAGCCCCACGACCCGAAACTGCAGACCGCCAGGATCAACTTCCCGGCTCTCCTTGCAGGCGCAGCCCACTGA
- a CDS encoding TetR/AcrR family transcriptional regulator produces MVRYTKEHKQETRQRIITTAGRRLKRNGIDGSGVATLMKDAGLTNGTFYAYFASKDELVATAVADQMRAQHANIVAHAAPGRAGLEQIVRWYFSTGQRDTVEDGCPNAALLDEIARSTDPTRQAYTNGVLVLIDDFAARLAPHDPPSARLKSLSLLGMMAGTLQLSRALTDRQLADQLLEQGIRNALALLDAEQHN; encoded by the coding sequence ATCGTGCGGTACACAAAAGAACACAAACAGGAGACACGGCAGCGGATCATCACGACGGCCGGCCGCCGGCTCAAGCGCAACGGCATCGACGGCTCCGGAGTCGCGACCCTCATGAAGGACGCGGGCCTGACCAACGGCACCTTCTACGCCTACTTCGCCTCCAAGGACGAACTCGTCGCCACCGCGGTCGCCGACCAGATGCGCGCACAGCACGCGAACATCGTCGCGCACGCGGCCCCCGGCCGTGCCGGACTCGAACAGATCGTGCGCTGGTACTTCTCCACCGGACAGCGCGACACCGTCGAGGACGGCTGCCCCAACGCCGCCCTGCTCGACGAGATCGCACGGTCCACTGATCCCACCAGGCAGGCATACACCAACGGCGTACTCGTCCTCATCGACGACTTCGCCGCCCGACTGGCACCCCACGATCCGCCCTCGGCGCGTCTGAAGTCACTCAGCCTCCTCGGCATGATGGCCGGGACACTGCAGCTCTCCCGCGCCCTCACCGACCGGCAACTCGCCGACCAGCTCCTCGAACAGGGCATCCGCAACGCCCTCGCACTCCTGGATGCCGAGCAGCACAACTGA